A single region of the Kwoniella botswanensis chromosome 1, complete sequence genome encodes:
- a CDS encoding pre-mRNA-processing protein 45, translating into MAALARALPTPLHNPMPEYEDVLPSSSSSSSALPVGPQIPKYGSRKGWKPKTAADFNGGGAYPECHIAQYPLDMGRKKTGTGTTLALQVDQDGLVRYDAIAQHGRAAGSKVQSSFKDLVPLANRTDVSEAEREMERPDASSINDTAERTRLALERITHGKIKAAQPKHVPKTNNDATYIRYTPANQGSGEGKQRIIKMTEVQEDPLEPARFKHKKIPRGPAEPPPPVLQSPPRPATAQDQKDWMIPPCISNWKNNKGYTVPLDKRLAADGRGLQDVHINDNFAKFSEALYVADRHAREEVRARAQMQQLLAQKEKAQKEENLRLLAQKAREERSGITSSAPSAGATAPPKELGMGLGGYDSASEDESDEDEGSEEEEDEEAIKEREQVRNEKRKEREKEMRMSNMGSEMRTKMLAREANRDISEKIALGLAKPTAAKETLLDSRLFNRESLSTGFASEDSYNLYDKPLFQGSSAAAAIYKSAGSGKGNDESYGGGTEEGIRNELEKDRFNLGKATKGFEGADSSEAREGPVQFEKDTIIALDGTSDPFGVESFMNAAKKGGKRVNEDRDEERRKRARDD; encoded by the exons ATGGCAGCATTAGCACG TGCCCTTCCTACACCCCTCCATAACCCTATGCCAGAGTACGAAGATGTCctgccttcttcctcatcttcttcatcggCACTACCTGTAGGACCGCAAATACCCAAATATGGCAGTAGAAAAGGATGGAAGCCCAAGACGGCAGCAGATTTtaatggtggtggtgcttATCCTGAG TGTCATATTGCTCAGTATCCCTTAGATATGGgcagaaagaag ACCGGAACCGGAACCACATTAGCACTTCAAGTGGACCAAGATGGACTAGTGAGATACGATGCTATTGCTCAACATGGCCGAGCAGCCGGATCAAAGGTCCAGTCAAgtttcaaag ACCTCGTACCACTTGCGAACCGTACAGACGTCTCAGAAGCGGAGCGCGAGATGGAACGACCCGAcgcttcatccatcaacgaCACCGCCGAGCGAACTCGACTAGCTTTGGAGAGGATAACACATGGAAAAATCAAAGCTGCTCAACCTAAACATGTCCCGAAGACCAACAATGACGCCACATACATCCGTTATACGCCTGCCAACCAAGGTTCAGGCGAGGGTAAACAGCgtatcatcaagatgacagAAGTACAAGAAGATCCATTAGAACCTGCTCGATTCAAGCATAAAAAGATCCCTCGAGGACCTGCcgaacctcctccaccagtGTTACAATCTCCTCCTAGACCTGCTACGGCCCAAGATCAGAAAGATTGGATGATTCCTCCCTGTATATCCAACTGGAAGAACAATAAGGGTTATACCGTACCTTTAGATAAGAGGTTGGCAGCTGATGGAAGAGGTTTACAAGATGTTCATATCAATGATAATTTCGCTAAATTCTCTGAAGCACTATATGTTGCTGATCGTCATGCTAGAGAGGAAGTCAGAGCGAGAGCGCAGATGCAACAATTATTAGCTCAGAAGGAGAAAGCgcagaaagaagagaatttGAGGTTGTTGGCTCAGAaagcaagagaagaaagatcaggtATCACTTCTTCTGCTCCGTCCGCTGGTGCGACCGCTCCACCGAAGGAATTGGGTATGGGATTGGGTGGATACGATTCTGCGAGTGAGGATGAgtctgatgaagatgagggctctgaggaggaggaggatgaagaggctataaaggagagagaacagGTTAGAaacgagaagaggaaggaaagagagaaggaaatgagaatgagtAATATGGGTAGTGAGATGAGGACTAAAATGTTGGCTAG GGAAGCCAACAGAGATATATCCGAGAAGATTGCCCTAGGTCTCGCCAAACCGACTGCAGCCAAGGAAACCCTGCTCGATTCAAGATTATTCAATCGAGAATCCCTATCTACCGGATTCGCCTCAGAAGATTCCTACAACCTGTACGACAAACCTTTATTCCAAGGATCTTCAGCCGCAGCTGCTATCTACAAGTCCGCTGGGTCTGGTAAAGGCAATGACGAGTCTTACGGTGGAGGtacagaagaaggtatccgaaatgaattggagaaagatcgATTCAACTTGGGTAAAGCTACGAAAGGATTCGAAGGTGCCGATTCGTCCGAAGCTAGAGAAGGCCCGGTTCAATTTGAGAAAGATACAATCATCGCCTTGGATGGAACGTCCGATCCGTTCGGAGTGGAATCATTCATGAATGCCGCtaagaaaggtggtaagagGGTGAATGAGGAtagggatgaagaaagaaggaaaagagcCAGAGACGATTGA